A window of Aeromicrobium sp. Root236 contains these coding sequences:
- a CDS encoding glycosyltransferase family 2 protein yields the protein MARLRRRLRRAVTMPLDRWRERSRPLLSVVVPVFNGEAFLDECLASARKQDYRRVEIVVIDDGSTDGSLAIAQRHAKADARVTVLSQANAGVGEARRAAVAVATGEFLTFLDADDWLTRGGLRAAMDALEETGSDVAVMPYQRQEGTAIRPPAAWIRSLHARPARHTTLAERPDVLVNAVACAKIFRRTFWDATQLSFPTVLLAGDQIVTATAYRDADGIDISGVMGYTWRRQESSISQGQVTAEAVHARQDAIDAVLDVLAPLPDVRAERALQYLRYNIPNSVLKLERADDAYLDALVDRVPRIVEAAPADRYAREVPAQYRVLYALFANGDREAIWRYVRAEGMQSEMHPSGVEPAGLTSYLPGWQSDPVPPEAYVLTAEQTAAKVQVRGSHADGADLVLDVAAWFPNVDPVDPVIEVKTDGDVADVEHAGEPAVFRSRMGSERVYPGSGWAVTLRGAARRAPRTITVTLQDGPLEGTATAKVPG from the coding sequence GTGGCTCGACTTCGGAGGCGTCTGCGGCGAGCCGTGACGATGCCGCTGGACCGGTGGCGCGAGCGCTCGCGCCCGCTGCTGAGCGTCGTCGTGCCGGTCTTCAACGGCGAGGCCTTCCTCGACGAGTGCCTGGCCTCCGCGCGCAAGCAGGACTACCGGCGCGTCGAGATCGTCGTGATCGACGACGGCTCGACCGACGGCAGCCTCGCGATCGCCCAGCGGCACGCCAAGGCAGACGCCCGCGTGACGGTGCTGAGCCAGGCCAACGCCGGTGTCGGCGAGGCCCGGCGGGCGGCCGTCGCGGTGGCGACGGGGGAGTTCCTGACGTTCCTCGACGCCGACGACTGGCTGACCCGCGGTGGCCTGCGGGCGGCGATGGACGCGCTCGAGGAGACCGGTTCGGACGTCGCCGTGATGCCCTATCAGCGCCAAGAGGGCACGGCGATCCGTCCGCCGGCGGCCTGGATCCGCAGCCTCCACGCCCGGCCCGCCCGGCACACGACTCTCGCCGAGCGTCCCGACGTCCTCGTCAACGCCGTCGCGTGCGCCAAGATCTTCCGCCGTACGTTCTGGGACGCGACGCAGCTGTCGTTTCCCACGGTGCTGCTCGCCGGCGACCAGATCGTCACGGCGACCGCGTACCGCGACGCCGACGGCATCGACATCTCCGGGGTCATGGGCTACACGTGGCGTCGCCAGGAGTCGTCGATCTCGCAGGGTCAGGTGACCGCCGAGGCCGTGCACGCCCGGCAGGACGCGATCGACGCCGTGCTCGACGTGCTCGCGCCGCTGCCGGACGTACGAGCCGAGCGGGCCCTGCAGTACCTCCGCTACAACATCCCCAACTCGGTGCTCAAGCTCGAACGGGCCGACGATGCGTACCTCGATGCCCTCGTCGACCGGGTGCCTCGCATCGTGGAGGCCGCACCGGCCGATCGGTACGCGCGTGAGGTGCCGGCGCAGTACCGCGTGCTCTACGCGCTGTTCGCCAACGGTGACCGCGAGGCGATCTGGCGCTACGTACGCGCTGAGGGCATGCAGTCCGAGATGCATCCCTCGGGCGTCGAGCCGGCTGGCCTCACGTCGTACCTGCCGGGCTGGCAGAGCGACCCGGTGCCGCCCGAGGCGTACGTGCTGACGGCGGAGCAGACCGCGGCGAAGGTCCAGGTCCGCGGCTCGCACGCCGACGGGGCGGACCTGGTGCTCGACGTGGCTGCGTGGTTCCCGAACGTCGATCCGGTCGATCCGGTGATCGAGGTCAAGACCGACGGCGACGTCGCCGACGTGGAGCATGCGGGGGAGCCGGCGGTGTTCCGGTCCCGCATGGGCAGCGAACGGGTCTACCCGGGGTCCGGCTGGGCCGTCACGCTGCGCGGCGCCGCTCGACGGGCGCCCCGGACCATCACGGTGACGCTGCAGGACGGCCCTCTCGAAGGCACCGCCACCGCCAAGGTGCCCGGGTAG
- the folK gene encoding 2-amino-4-hydroxy-6-hydroxymethyldihydropteridine diphosphokinase, which produces MTEAPTPYVLDADTMTGGMRPIRQAVLSLGSNLGDRHGKLQGAVSALEDTPEVTVVAISSVYETDPVDAPEESGKFLNAVVLIDTTLTVHTLLDRALAIEDAFGRERSEPGAPRTLDVDLIVVGPRVADDESLKLPHPRAHERGFVLVPWLEIDPEGEIPGRGFVADLLEGVDTSGVHKREDLEIIL; this is translated from the coding sequence GTGACCGAAGCGCCCACCCCGTACGTCCTGGACGCCGACACGATGACCGGCGGGATGCGTCCCATCCGCCAGGCCGTCCTGTCCCTCGGCTCCAACCTGGGCGATCGGCACGGCAAGCTTCAGGGCGCCGTCTCGGCTCTCGAGGACACCCCTGAGGTCACGGTCGTCGCGATCTCATCGGTCTACGAGACCGATCCGGTCGACGCTCCCGAGGAGTCCGGCAAGTTCCTCAACGCCGTGGTGCTGATCGACACGACGCTGACCGTCCACACGCTGCTCGACCGGGCCCTGGCGATCGAGGATGCCTTCGGCCGCGAGCGCTCGGAGCCCGGCGCGCCCCGCACGCTCGACGTCGACCTGATCGTCGTCGGCCCGCGCGTCGCCGACGACGAGTCCCTCAAGCTGCCGCACCCGCGGGCCCATGAACGCGGCTTCGTGCTCGTGCCGTGGCTTGAGATCGACCCCGAGGGCGAGATCCCCGGCCGCGGCTTCGTCGCCGACCTGCTCGAGGGTGTCGACACCAGCGGCGTCCACAAGCGCGAGGACCTCGAGATCATCCTGTGA
- the panC gene encoding pantoate--beta-alanine ligase, with the protein MATPTVARTRAELDAGRGDSTVSFVPTMGALHDGHLQLLKHARPLGDALVASIFVNPTQFAPGEDFDAYPRTFDDDLERCAEAGVDVVFAPTVETMYPTGLVDTVTVDPGPLGTVLEGAVRPTHFRGVLTVVAKLFGLVRPDVAVFGEKDYQQLTLIRHMARELALGVEIVGCPTVREHDGLAMSSRNRYLSADERQQAASISAALRAGVAAGPDGADAVLAGAHAVLESAGITPDYLVLTDPDMGEPRPGADARLLVAAKVGTPRLLDNTALTLGA; encoded by the coding sequence GTGGCAACGCCGACCGTCGCGCGTACGCGTGCGGAGCTCGACGCCGGGCGGGGTGACTCGACCGTCTCGTTCGTGCCCACCATGGGCGCGCTGCACGACGGTCACCTCCAGCTGCTCAAGCACGCCCGGCCGCTCGGCGACGCGCTCGTCGCGTCGATCTTCGTCAACCCGACCCAGTTCGCGCCCGGCGAGGACTTCGACGCCTATCCCCGTACGTTCGACGACGACCTCGAGCGCTGCGCCGAGGCCGGCGTCGACGTCGTGTTCGCGCCGACCGTCGAGACGATGTACCCGACCGGTCTGGTCGACACGGTCACCGTCGACCCCGGCCCGCTCGGCACGGTTCTCGAGGGTGCTGTCCGACCGACGCACTTCCGCGGGGTGCTGACCGTCGTGGCCAAGCTGTTCGGGCTCGTACGTCCCGACGTCGCGGTGTTCGGCGAGAAGGACTACCAGCAGCTCACGCTCATCCGGCACATGGCGCGCGAGCTCGCGCTCGGCGTCGAGATCGTCGGCTGCCCGACCGTACGCGAGCACGACGGCCTCGCGATGAGCTCGCGCAACCGCTACCTCTCGGCCGACGAGCGCCAGCAGGCTGCCTCCATCTCCGCCGCCCTGCGGGCCGGCGTGGCCGCGGGTCCGGACGGGGCGGACGCCGTGCTCGCCGGAGCCCACGCGGTGCTCGAGTCCGCCGGCATCACGCCCGACTACCTCGTGCTGACCGATCCCGACATGGGCGAGCCGCGGCCCGGCGCAGACGCCCGCCTGCTCGTGGCCGCCAAGGTCGGCACGCCACGACTCCTCGACAACACCGCCCTCACGCTAGGAGCCTGA
- a CDS encoding DUF3180 domain-containing protein — protein MNRVRLTSALLVVALVGSGLVVGRLIPPLITRLDGSVPRLGWAAPVTLVLAAILVGTFAWNTWQSLHKKHERMTADYGIRMLAIAKSCIVVGALVAGLYGGFALAYIDATDSPLGKERFVRGGAAAIASLLLLTAALLLERACRLPGDDDEGESGGKAKNGRPDPTPA, from the coding sequence ATGAACCGGGTCCGGCTCACCTCGGCGCTTCTGGTCGTCGCGTTGGTCGGCTCCGGCCTGGTCGTCGGTCGGCTCATCCCGCCGCTGATCACCCGGCTCGACGGCAGCGTGCCGCGGCTCGGCTGGGCGGCGCCGGTGACGCTGGTGCTTGCGGCGATCCTCGTCGGCACGTTCGCGTGGAACACCTGGCAGTCGCTGCACAAGAAGCACGAGCGCATGACCGCCGACTACGGCATCAGGATGCTCGCGATCGCCAAGTCGTGCATCGTCGTCGGTGCCCTGGTCGCCGGCCTCTACGGCGGCTTCGCACTGGCCTACATCGACGCGACGGACTCGCCGCTCGGCAAGGAGCGTTTCGTCCGCGGTGGCGCCGCGGCGATCGCGAGCCTGCTGCTGCTGACCGCGGCACTCCTGCTGGAGCGCGCCTGCCGCCTGCCGGGCGACGACGACGAGGGCGAGAGCGGCGGCAAGGCCAAGAACGGCCGCCCCGACCCCACCCCCGCCTGA
- a CDS encoding DUF885 domain-containing protein, with product MPDSTPRTPTLIDTLAEEWLDTMLDLEPELHIHLGRPGREADYADRSPDGAAAAAEAAKAMLARVRSATPVDQVDRVTQAELIRTLSLDVEKHDAGFWQRDLNVIASPGQDLRDIFDLMSTDTDDGWAHVARRMHNVPGAMAGYLDSLRAGIAAGNVPAIRQVREVADQARKQAGADSFFLSLAARADVPASLKGELEAGARAATEAYAGMAEFLDRELAPHAPEADGVGREHYALASRYFVGVEIDLDETYEWGIEELARMVEEQERIADQILPGATVAEAIQHLDADPARKLHGTDALQAWMQETSDRAVADLGRTHFDIPEPMRRLECMIAPTQEGGIYYTPPSEDFERAGRMWWSVPEGITEFDTWRELTTVYHEGVPGHHLQCGLAVHNSAELNGWRRFNWNSGHGEGWALYAERLMSDLGYLDDPADRLGMLDGQRMRAARVVIDLGVHLGKPKPDGSGTWTGDDAFPFLSQHVNMNEPFIRFESNRYLGWPGQAPSYKVGQRKWEQLRDEWVAANGTDLKEFHRQALAVGSVGLGTLRDTLLS from the coding sequence ATGCCCGACTCCACGCCCCGCACCCCGACCCTGATCGACACCCTCGCCGAGGAATGGCTCGACACCATGCTCGACCTCGAGCCCGAGCTCCACATCCACCTCGGCCGCCCGGGCCGCGAGGCCGACTACGCCGACCGGTCGCCCGACGGCGCGGCGGCGGCCGCCGAGGCGGCCAAGGCGATGCTGGCGCGCGTACGCTCGGCAACCCCCGTGGACCAGGTCGACCGCGTCACCCAGGCCGAGCTCATCCGCACCTTGAGCCTCGATGTCGAGAAGCACGACGCCGGGTTCTGGCAGCGCGACCTCAACGTCATCGCCTCGCCGGGCCAGGACCTCCGCGACATCTTCGACCTCATGAGCACCGACACCGACGACGGCTGGGCGCACGTGGCCCGCCGCATGCACAACGTCCCCGGCGCCATGGCCGGCTACCTCGACTCGCTGCGGGCCGGCATCGCAGCCGGCAACGTCCCGGCGATCCGCCAGGTGCGCGAGGTCGCCGACCAGGCCCGCAAGCAGGCCGGCGCCGACAGCTTCTTCCTCTCGCTGGCCGCCCGCGCCGACGTGCCCGCCTCGCTCAAGGGCGAGCTCGAGGCCGGAGCCCGGGCAGCGACCGAGGCGTACGCCGGCATGGCGGAGTTCCTCGACCGCGAGCTCGCGCCGCACGCGCCCGAGGCGGACGGTGTCGGCCGCGAGCACTACGCCCTCGCGTCGCGCTACTTCGTCGGCGTCGAGATCGACCTCGACGAGACCTACGAGTGGGGCATCGAGGAGCTCGCCCGCATGGTCGAGGAGCAGGAGCGCATCGCCGACCAGATCCTGCCCGGGGCCACGGTCGCCGAGGCGATCCAGCACCTCGACGCCGACCCGGCGCGCAAGCTGCACGGCACCGACGCGCTGCAGGCGTGGATGCAGGAGACCAGCGACCGGGCCGTCGCCGACCTCGGGCGTACGCACTTCGACATCCCCGAGCCGATGCGCCGCCTCGAGTGCATGATCGCGCCGACCCAGGAAGGCGGCATCTACTACACGCCGCCGAGCGAGGACTTCGAGCGCGCGGGCCGGATGTGGTGGAGCGTGCCCGAGGGCATCACCGAGTTCGACACGTGGCGCGAGCTGACGACGGTCTATCACGAGGGTGTGCCGGGCCATCACCTCCAGTGCGGCCTCGCGGTCCACAACAGCGCCGAGCTCAACGGCTGGCGGCGCTTCAACTGGAACTCCGGGCACGGCGAGGGCTGGGCGCTCTACGCCGAGCGGCTCATGTCGGACCTCGGCTACCTCGACGACCCGGCCGACCGGCTCGGCATGCTCGACGGCCAGCGCATGCGTGCCGCCCGCGTCGTCATCGACCTCGGCGTGCACCTCGGCAAGCCCAAGCCCGACGGCAGCGGCACGTGGACCGGCGACGACGCGTTCCCGTTCCTGTCCCAGCACGTCAACATGAATGAGCCGTTCATCCGCTTCGAGTCCAACCGCTACCTCGGCTGGCCCGGGCAGGCACCGTCCTACAAGGTGGGCCAGCGCAAGTGGGAGCAGCTCCGCGACGAGTGGGTCGCCGCCAACGGCACCGACCTCAAGGAGTTCCACCGCCAGGCACTGGCCGTCGGCAGCGTCGGGCTCGGCACGCTCCGCGACACCCTGCTGAGCTGA
- the folB gene encoding dihydroneopterin aldolase translates to MIPNGLDRIDLRGIAAHGHHGVFAEERQNGQTFIADVSLGLDLGPAAREGDLTKTVHYGILAQQIHDAIVGEPVDLIETLALRMVDLCLAEESVQWVSVTVHKPEAPIEVTFEDVAVTIERSKL, encoded by the coding sequence ATGATCCCCAACGGCCTTGACCGCATCGACCTGCGCGGCATCGCGGCACACGGCCACCACGGTGTCTTCGCCGAGGAGCGCCAGAACGGCCAGACCTTCATCGCCGACGTCAGCCTCGGTCTCGACCTCGGCCCGGCGGCTCGCGAGGGCGACCTGACCAAGACGGTCCACTACGGCATCCTCGCCCAACAGATACACGATGCCATCGTGGGGGAGCCGGTCGACCTGATTGAGACGCTCGCGCTCCGTATGGTGGACTTGTGCCTGGCCGAAGAGTCGGTCCAATGGGTTAGCGTGACGGTGCACAAGCCGGAAGCGCCCATCGAGGTGACGTTCGAAGATGTCGCCGTCACGATAGAGCGGAGCAAACTGTGA
- the panD gene encoding aspartate 1-decarboxylase produces MMKSKIHRATVTQADLHYVGSVTVDQDLLDAADLLPGELVHIVDIDNGARLETYTIAGERGSGVIGINGAAAHLVHPGDLVILIAYAQMDDAEARTFEPSVVFVDADNRVVGTGSDPAEVLAGSGLVRGDVIDNPLVASR; encoded by the coding sequence ATGATGAAGTCCAAGATCCACCGCGCGACCGTGACGCAGGCCGACCTGCACTACGTCGGCTCGGTGACGGTCGACCAGGACCTGCTCGACGCCGCCGACCTGCTGCCCGGTGAGCTGGTGCACATCGTCGACATCGACAACGGTGCCCGCCTCGAGACCTACACGATCGCCGGCGAGCGCGGCAGCGGTGTCATCGGCATCAACGGCGCCGCAGCCCACCTCGTCCACCCCGGCGACCTCGTCATCCTCATCGCGTACGCGCAGATGGACGACGCCGAGGCGCGTACGTTCGAGCCGAGCGTCGTGTTCGTCGACGCCGACAACCGGGTCGTCGGCACGGGCAGCGACCCGGCCGAGGTGCTGGCCGGCTCGGGCCTCGTACGCGGAGACGTGATCGACAACCCGCTCGTGGCCTCCAGGTGA
- a CDS encoding Rossmann-like and DUF2520 domain-containing protein → MQRLSMGVIGAGRVGAVLASRFRSAGYPLVGVSGRSEASQLRITTLLPGVAVRTPAELAAASDILVLAVPDDDLIAIAEELASSGAVRPGQYVLHTSGRHGLDALASLTRLGARPIAFHPAMTFTGTPVDLDRAPVFGLTAAAAERPLAEELVAALGGTPMWVDEADRVLYHAALAHGANHLVTLVAQSMDLLRTAGAADPAAVLRPLLTAALDNALAYGDAALTGPVVRGDVTTIRAHVDALAAADVDDATVDAYLEMARATAGRAEADGRLAPVQASTIRQVLDEADWDTLAEIAAGI, encoded by the coding sequence ATGCAGCGTCTCTCCATGGGCGTCATCGGAGCCGGCAGGGTCGGCGCCGTTCTCGCTTCACGATTCCGTTCCGCCGGCTACCCCCTCGTGGGCGTGTCCGGCCGGTCCGAGGCTTCGCAGCTCCGCATCACGACGCTGCTGCCCGGCGTCGCCGTGCGCACGCCCGCCGAGCTCGCCGCAGCCAGCGACATCCTCGTGCTCGCCGTCCCTGACGACGACCTCATCGCCATCGCCGAGGAGCTTGCCTCCTCAGGCGCCGTCCGCCCCGGCCAGTACGTCCTGCACACGAGCGGCCGCCACGGGCTCGACGCGCTCGCCTCGTTGACCCGCCTGGGCGCACGCCCGATCGCGTTCCACCCAGCCATGACGTTCACCGGCACACCGGTCGACCTCGACCGCGCGCCGGTCTTCGGCCTGACCGCGGCAGCTGCCGAGCGCCCGCTCGCCGAGGAGCTCGTCGCCGCGCTCGGCGGCACCCCGATGTGGGTCGACGAGGCCGACCGCGTGCTCTATCACGCAGCCCTCGCGCACGGCGCCAACCACCTCGTGACCCTCGTCGCCCAGTCGATGGACCTGCTCCGCACGGCCGGCGCCGCCGACCCGGCCGCGGTGCTCCGCCCCCTGCTGACCGCCGCCCTCGACAACGCCCTCGCCTACGGCGACGCAGCCCTCACGGGTCCGGTCGTACGCGGCGACGTCACGACGATCCGGGCCCACGTGGACGCGCTCGCCGCGGCCGACGTCGACGACGCGACGGTCGACGCCTACCTCGAGATGGCTCGCGCGACCGCCGGTCGCGCGGAGGCCGACGGTCGCCTCGCTCCGGTCCAGGCCAGCACGATCCGCCAGGTGCTCGACGAGGCCGACTGGGACACGCTCGCCGAGATCGCCGCCGGGATCTGA
- a CDS encoding SAM-dependent methyltransferase has protein sequence MTRGPLPWREAWERALYAEGGFFRTSKPAEHFRTNVHVPAFAGAIAELVRRTGARTVVDLAAGSGELLTALRPLVDDVELVGVELATRPDDLHASIDWLPVLPDEVDGLLIANEWLDNVPCDVVELGDDGVVREVLVDTATGEETLGDAYDSAWLREWWPLAEPGDRAEVGETRDAAWADAVSRVSGMAIAIDYGHTRDDRPPFGSLRSYADGREVDVVPDGSRDVTAHVAVDSAASTAGATLFRQRDALAHLGLDASRPPLDLAHADPGAYVRALSAAGETGELTAVGGLGDFWWLVTDTLGHGRLNP, from the coding sequence ATGACGAGAGGGCCGCTCCCGTGGCGTGAGGCGTGGGAGCGGGCGCTGTACGCCGAGGGCGGGTTCTTCCGGACCTCGAAGCCCGCCGAGCACTTCCGCACCAACGTGCACGTCCCCGCGTTCGCCGGCGCGATCGCCGAGCTCGTCCGGCGGACAGGGGCGCGAACGGTCGTCGACCTCGCCGCCGGAAGCGGTGAGCTGCTGACCGCACTCCGCCCGCTGGTCGACGACGTCGAGCTGGTCGGCGTCGAGCTGGCCACCAGGCCTGATGACCTGCACGCGTCGATCGACTGGCTGCCCGTGTTGCCGGACGAGGTCGACGGCCTGCTGATCGCGAACGAGTGGCTCGACAACGTCCCGTGCGACGTCGTGGAGCTCGGCGACGACGGCGTCGTACGTGAGGTGCTCGTCGACACGGCGACCGGCGAGGAGACGCTCGGCGATGCGTACGACTCGGCGTGGCTGCGCGAGTGGTGGCCGCTGGCGGAGCCCGGCGACCGGGCCGAGGTGGGCGAGACCCGCGACGCTGCCTGGGCCGACGCCGTCTCACGGGTCAGCGGCATGGCCATCGCGATCGACTACGGCCACACCCGCGACGACCGGCCGCCGTTCGGCAGCCTGCGGTCGTACGCCGACGGGCGTGAGGTCGACGTCGTGCCGGACGGCAGCCGCGACGTCACCGCCCACGTCGCCGTCGACTCGGCCGCCTCGACCGCGGGAGCGACCCTGTTCAGGCAGCGCGACGCACTCGCTCACCTCGGCCTCGACGCGTCGCGCCCTCCGCTCGACCTCGCGCACGCCGATCCGGGTGCGTACGTCCGGGCGTTGTCCGCGGCGGGCGAGACCGGCGAGCTCACGGCCGTTGGCGGGCTCGGTGACTTCTGGTGGCTCGTCACGGACACCCTCGGCCATGGAAGACTGAACCCATGA
- a CDS encoding polysaccharide pyruvyl transferase family protein codes for MTRRLLIRSGKDPFTPVVAESTLTQDVFNSNSGNYLFQHSVWKALATDAAELVSNSTLSERVPPAHGDARRINDEFDHFVIPMANAFRPEFAPRLDRLSELLEDLTIPVTVVGIGAQAAHGQGVESLEPVARTVKKFVGLVLDRSASIGVRGEFTKSYLLGLGFPEASVEVIGCPSLFLHGRDFRVDKKVDSISVDSPLALNLTPEVAGIGAFATAQAARHPNLTYIGQDAHDLRMLLWGTPFPHVHDPLVPVHLDHPLYQSDRIRLFLDTWTWYDFLATQDFAYGTRFHGNVAALLGRTPALLLAHDSRTLELAEYHRMPYTLMPEFTAELKAEDLYESTDMAEFNAALPEGFDRYTAFLERNGLEHIWTEGNGTGDFDERLAAAKFPPPVHPLIASDGHEVASRLKWLRDGMVLDITRHPQAYEHPFPHPPWSGAGSRHARIQATTAEKLATQKRQIDELYARLERVERNSPRGLTKRFIRWVQRLFGRHP; via the coding sequence ATGACACGGCGGCTGCTGATCCGATCCGGCAAGGACCCGTTCACCCCCGTGGTCGCCGAGTCGACGTTGACGCAGGACGTGTTCAACAGCAACAGCGGCAACTACCTGTTCCAGCACTCGGTCTGGAAGGCGCTCGCGACCGACGCGGCCGAGCTCGTCTCCAACAGCACGCTGTCGGAGCGCGTGCCTCCGGCTCACGGTGACGCCCGGCGCATCAACGACGAGTTCGACCACTTCGTCATCCCGATGGCCAACGCGTTCCGCCCCGAGTTCGCACCGCGCCTCGACCGGCTCAGCGAGCTGCTGGAAGACCTCACGATCCCGGTCACGGTCGTCGGCATCGGAGCGCAGGCCGCTCACGGCCAAGGGGTCGAGTCGCTCGAGCCCGTCGCCAGGACGGTCAAGAAGTTCGTCGGCCTCGTCCTGGACCGGTCGGCCTCGATCGGCGTACGCGGCGAGTTCACCAAGTCGTACCTGCTCGGGCTCGGCTTCCCCGAGGCATCCGTCGAGGTCATCGGCTGCCCGTCACTGTTCCTCCATGGCCGCGACTTCCGGGTCGACAAGAAGGTCGACTCGATCTCGGTCGACAGCCCGCTCGCGCTCAACCTGACTCCCGAGGTCGCCGGCATCGGGGCGTTCGCCACGGCGCAGGCCGCACGGCACCCCAACCTCACCTACATCGGCCAGGACGCGCACGACCTGCGCATGCTGCTGTGGGGCACGCCGTTCCCGCACGTCCACGACCCGCTCGTGCCGGTCCACCTCGACCACCCGCTCTACCAGTCCGACCGCATCAGGCTCTTCCTCGACACCTGGACCTGGTACGACTTCCTGGCGACGCAGGACTTCGCGTACGGCACCCGGTTCCACGGCAACGTCGCGGCGCTCCTGGGGCGTACGCCGGCGCTGCTGCTGGCCCACGACTCGCGCACGCTGGAGCTCGCCGAGTACCACCGCATGCCCTACACGCTCATGCCGGAGTTCACCGCCGAGCTCAAGGCCGAGGACCTCTACGAGTCGACCGACATGGCCGAGTTCAACGCCGCCCTCCCGGAGGGGTTCGACCGCTACACCGCGTTCCTCGAGCGCAACGGACTCGAGCACATCTGGACCGAGGGCAACGGCACGGGCGACTTCGACGAGCGCCTCGCCGCCGCGAAGTTCCCGCCGCCCGTGCACCCCTTGATCGCCTCCGACGGTCACGAGGTCGCCTCGCGGCTCAAGTGGCTGCGCGACGGCATGGTCCTCGACATCACGCGCCACCCCCAGGCGTACGAGCACCCGTTCCCGCACCCGCCGTGGAGCGGCGCGGGCAGCCGGCACGCCCGCATCCAGGCGACGACGGCCGAGAAGCTCGCGACGCAGAAGCGGCAGATCGACGAGCTGTACGCCCGGCTCGAACGGGTCGAGCGCAACTCGCCGCGTGGCCTCACCAAGCGATTCATCCGATGGGTGCAGAGGCTCTTCGGGCGGCACCCATGA
- a CDS encoding NADH-quinone oxidoreductase subunit D: MTEVTASVGTGFATTDMVLNIGPQHPATHGVLRLRLTLDGERVVACEPIIGYMHRGAEKLFEVRDYRQIIMLANRHDWLSAFSNELGVVLAVEDMLGMEVPERATWIRTLLAELNRVLNHLMFLGSYPLELGAITPIFYAFRERETIQEVMEEVSGGRMHYMFNRVGGLKEDIPAGWTGRASAAIATVRTRLQELEDLIFGNEIFRARTRGVGVLSTELVEAYGVSGPIARASGLDMDLRRDEPYLAYGELQDVLRVPVRTDGDCYARFAVLLEQTKVSLDLADACLARLADIAPGPVNVRLPKILKAPEGSTYVWTENPLGLNGYYLVSRGEKTPWRLKLRTASFNNVAVLPEIVGGAVVADLVAILGSTFFVVGDVDK; this comes from the coding sequence ATGACCGAGGTCACCGCGAGCGTCGGCACGGGCTTCGCCACGACCGACATGGTGCTCAACATCGGCCCGCAGCACCCGGCGACCCATGGCGTCCTGCGCCTGCGCCTGACACTCGACGGCGAGCGCGTCGTGGCGTGCGAGCCGATCATCGGCTACATGCACCGCGGCGCCGAGAAGCTGTTCGAGGTGCGCGACTACCGGCAGATCATCATGCTGGCCAACCGGCACGACTGGCTCAGCGCGTTCTCCAACGAGCTGGGCGTCGTGCTCGCGGTCGAGGACATGCTGGGCATGGAGGTGCCCGAGCGAGCGACCTGGATCCGTACGCTGCTCGCCGAGCTCAACCGGGTGCTCAACCACCTGATGTTCCTCGGCTCCTACCCGCTCGAGCTCGGCGCCATCACGCCGATCTTCTACGCGTTCCGCGAGCGCGAGACGATCCAGGAGGTCATGGAGGAGGTCTCCGGCGGGCGGATGCACTACATGTTCAACCGCGTCGGCGGCCTCAAGGAGGACATCCCGGCCGGCTGGACCGGGCGGGCGTCGGCGGCGATCGCGACCGTGCGCACCAGGCTGCAGGAGCTCGAGGACCTGATCTTCGGCAATGAGATCTTCCGGGCCCGCACCCGTGGGGTCGGCGTGCTCTCGACCGAGCTCGTCGAGGCGTACGGGGTGTCCGGTCCGATCGCCCGTGCGTCAGGACTCGACATGGACCTGCGGCGCGACGAGCCCTACCTCGCGTACGGCGAGCTGCAGGACGTGCTGCGCGTGCCGGTGCGCACCGACGGTGACTGCTACGCCCGGTTCGCCGTGCTGCTGGAGCAGACCAAGGTGTCGCTCGACCTCGCCGACGCCTGTCTGGCCCGGCTCGCCGACATCGCACCCGGACCGGTCAACGTGCGGCTGCCCAAGATCCTCAAGGCCCCCGAGGGCTCGACGTACGTGTGGACCGAGAACCCGTTGGGGCTCAACGGCTACTACCTCGTGTCGCGCGGCGAGAAGACCCCGTGGCGGCTCAAGCTGCGCACGGCGTCGTTCAACAACGTCGCGGTGCTGCCCGAGATCGTGGGTGGCGCCGTCGTGGCCGACCTCGTCGCGATCCTCGGCTCGACGTTCTTCGTGGTCGGCGACGTCGACAAGTAA